A stretch of the Lytechinus variegatus isolate NC3 chromosome 5, Lvar_3.0, whole genome shotgun sequence genome encodes the following:
- the LOC121414956 gene encoding uncharacterized protein LOC121414956, which translates to MPRRTKRKAATAADTDDGDGSTSSTSSVTRPQERTAAPQTEDSPAKHTRRQEHMKRSVSATAASSDVTESDNVATTSAISPPVEIPRLTKKKTNVQQSAAPPPRNQSPSNSTESQEQEQPRFPQKETEFKTRKSMRRMLTQDEEDDLVTWLREHTFLYDKSSAQFKMREKKEQDMAGKEGRIGLESRRSVIDLVSQHENPVFQTHQDISQVRIWCCRANSKTGMDSEQI; encoded by the exons ATGCCGCGTAGAACTAAACGTAAAGCTGCGACAGCTGCTGATACAGATGATGGCGATGGATCGACATCTTCAACATCTTCAGTCACAAGGCCCCAAGAGCGTACAGCAGCACCTCAAACCGAAGACTCCCCTGCCAAACACACCCGAAGACAAGAGCACATGAAAAGAAGTGTCAGTGCTACTGCTGCGTCATCTGATGTGACTGAAAGTGATAATGTAGCTACAACCTCGGCCATCTCACCTCCTGTAGAAATCCCTCGGTTGACCAAGAAAAAAACGAACGTGCAGCAATCGGCAGCTCCTCCACCTCGGAACCAATCCCCAAGCAATAGCACAGAAAGTCAAGAGCAGGAACAGCCTCGCTTCCCGCAGAAAGAG ACTGAATTCAAAACCCGGAAGTCCATGCGTCGAATGCTCACTCAGGATGAAGAGGACGATCTCGTGACGTGGCTGAGGGAGCACACCTTTCTGTACGATAAGTCATCTGCCCAGttcaaaatgagagaaaaaaaagagcagGACATGGCGGGAAAAGAAGGACGAATTGGACTTGAATCCCGGAGATCTGTCATCGATTTGGTATCTCAACATGAGAACCCTGTTTTCCAGACTCATCAAGACATCTCGCAAGTCAGGATCTGGTGCTGCAGAGCGAACAGCAAGACAGGAATGGATTCTgaacaaatttga